One Mercenaria mercenaria strain notata chromosome 12, MADL_Memer_1, whole genome shotgun sequence DNA segment encodes these proteins:
- the LOC123535143 gene encoding putative claudin-24 — protein MSIISTVAVAVSMYTWVLCLISTVLPYWTYQNLGHTIIHAGLWRTCTVHDGTSDCKKPSEGWIHAVQALMIISTLVLFLSMVCGCLKLKDESRRKVAIVATLSAVFGGCLVAAAVIVFGEKDKHNSSKFSAGFCLPIITAVTAFIAAVLFAFSRRNSGYTPLAP, from the exons ATGAGTATTATCTCCACTGTGGCTGTGGCTGTGAGTATGTATACATGGGTGCTGTGTTTGATCAGCACCGTGTTGCCATACTGGACTTACCAGAACCTGGGGCACACAATTATACATGCAGGTCTATGGCGCACTTGTACAGTGCATGATGGTACTTCAGACTGCAAGAAACCCTCTGAAG GTTGGATTCATGCGGTCCAAGCCTTGATGATAATTAGCACGCTGGTATTATTTCTGTCCATGGTATGCGGATGCCTGAAACTGAAAGATGAATCAAGACGCAAGGTTGCTATTGTAGCCACGTTATCTGCAGTGTTTGGTG GATGTTTGGTTGCAGCAGCTGTTATCGTATTTGGAGAGAAAGACAAACACAACAGTTCTAAATTTAGCGCTGGCTTCTGTCTGCCCATCATAACGGCAGTGACGGCATTTATAGCTGCTGTTCTGTTCGCTTTTTCAAGAAGGAACTCCGGATACACTCCTCTCGCTCCATAG
- the LOC123535144 gene encoding epithelial membrane protein 3-like: MSIMSTVTVAVSVYTWGLCLISTVSPYWTYQNQGNQIIRTGLWRNCTVHGVTSDCKKPSEGWIHAVQALMIIGVLVLFLSMVCGCLKLKDESSSKVAIVATLSALLGGCLVAAAVIVFEEKDKHNSSKFSAGFCLPIITAVTAYIAAALFAVSRRDTGYTPLAP; this comes from the exons ATGAGTATTATGTCCACTGTGACTGTGGCTGTGAGTGTGTATACATGGGGGCTGTGTTTGATTAGCACCGTATCGCCATACTGGACTTACCAGAACCAGGGCAACCAAATCATACGTACAGGTCTATGGCGCAATTGTACAGTGCATGGTGTTACTTCAGACTGCAAGAAACCCTCTGAAG GTTGGATTCACGCGGTCCAAGCCTTGATGATAATTGGCGTGCTTGTATTATTTCTGTCCATGGTATGTGGATGCCTGAAACTGAAAGATGAATCAAGTAGCAAGGTTGCTATTGTAGCCACATTATCTGCATTGCTTGGCG GATGTTTGGTTGCAGCAGCTGTTATCGTATTTGAAGAGAAAGACAAACACAACAGTTCTAAATTTAGCGCTGGCTTCTGTCTGCCCATCATAACGGCAGTGACGGCATATATAGCtgctgcactgttcgctgtttcAAGACGGGACACCGGGTACACTCCTCTTGCTCCTTAG